From Triticum aestivum cultivar Chinese Spring chromosome 7B, IWGSC CS RefSeq v2.1, whole genome shotgun sequence:
AGATAATAATAAAAAGCACTAAAGGGGTTCGATGAGTTGTTAGATCTTGATCCAGTAGTCCCGAAGGCATGAGTATGACCAGAAGAAGAAGAATCTTCTATGACATATAATGGCGCGAAACTTTATTTACCATTGCAAATATCGAGTACAAGTTTTGCACAATTAGAAAATACAAGACCATCTAGGACTAGTCTTTGGAgacatatttttataaaagaaactCTAAACACCACAGGTCACTCCGTAGCTCGAACCCGGGTGGGCTAGATAGCTCTGTGCTATCCTAGCCGACAGGGTGACACCCCGTTCATAACTTTTGCACAACTACAAGAATGAGGACCTAAGTATGGATATACATTTCTTTCACATAAAAACATTCTTtgtccctgttgaccagtcaagggATTGTGAATATTTGGAATGAAAAAGTTGTTGCCAGGTTCATGTTTCAGGAAAACTActctctccattccaaaataattgttgtGATTTTAGTTTAATTTTGAACTTAAACCACAATAagaattttgaaacggagggagtacttaagattctcttgaaaacttgaaagaaaatTTTTCATGTGCACACATGTGAGTAAAATTTACCGACTATAAATGTGTGATGATTTTTAAAAAGAATTTGTGGTTCTGtaatattttttttactttatttGTGGACTAAATTGTTCCCGAACCACAAATCCCACGGCTAACCACACAATTTATAAGGGTGTATTACAGCTGTTAAATCTTGGTAAGGTCAAATCCCACATTTTCGGTTTTGTAAAGCAACAACAAAATGGAAAATCATCCCAAATACGTACAGTCTATATAGTCCCTCTCGTAACGTTCGTTTCTTTGAACAGTCAAAACGAAAAAACACCCAAAGGCTGCACAGGCTCAAATTATTGTCCTGTTTCTTTCCGTTTTCGGGTATGCGATGCTGGCTCGCAATGGCCTCTCCAGTTTTCCCCTTCCGCTGCCCTCCGCTTTGACGTCAAATCAATCGGCCGGTGAGCCAGCTGGGCATCTTGTGGTAGCTGCGCTTGCTTTTACCATCCCTCTTCTTCTCGTCCTCTTCCACCTCGCGAGCAGAGCAGTTCGCACTTGAGAGGCAGAGAGGGTGAGGATGCAGGCTGCTAGTGCTACTTGGGAGGAAAGGAGCAGGGGCTCGCCGTCGGCCATGGAGAAGGGCGGCGACCAGAGCGCCAGGAAGGCGAGGCTGGAGCTGGTGGTGGCCAACGGCCCTGTGAAGCGACAGATGGTCGTGCACGAGGCGGGCGAGATCGTGCCGGCGGAACAGGGCCCGACGATGCAGATCTCCGTCAAGATGGACGTcgccgtgctccactgccccttctGCTTCCTCCCCTTCAAGCCACCCGTCTTCCAGGTTCGACTACATCGCGTCGATCTTTGTTTGTTCCGTTCACCTGATCCAGGAAGACACGGGTTTCTTGATGTGGTGTTGGATCAATTTGTGCAGTGCAACGGCGGCCACCTGGCCTGCGGCGACTGCCGCGGCGAGCAGCCTGGGAGCCAGTGGCAGTGCGAGAGGTGCGAGCGGGGCGGCGCCTTTGACATCCGCAGCACGGCGATGGAGGCCGTTGTCTCCTCGGCCAGGGTCGAGTGCCCGCACGACGGCTGCGGGAGGTACATCACCTACCACGAGCTTGACGACCACCAGAGCGCGTGCCCGCACGCGGCCTGCAAGTGCCCGGTTCCCGGCTGCGACTTCGCCGGCCCGCCGCCCGCGCTCCTCCGCCACCTCAACACTCTCCACTCCGTGCCCGTACATAGCGTCCAGTAccgcaaggtgctccagctgcaggTGCCGGTGTCTGAGCCGCGGCGCCTGCTGCTCGCAGAGGAGGACGCCCGCGCTTTCCTCGTGGTCGGCGGCGCGCTTGGCCTGGGCACGCCCCTCACCGTGTCGGTGGTGTGCATCAGGGCGGGGGCGTCCCAATTGCCGCTCTACGCGGCCAAGGTATGGGTGAACGGACCACAGGCAGCGGCCAATGGCAGGGCCGACACCGTCAGTGCGGACATCGAGGTGACGAGCAGCAAGGAGCCTGGCGCCGTCGACATCGAGGATCTGACGTTCTTGACGGTGCCGTCCAAGCTACTGGCTGGGGCTGGGCCCTCCAGGACGGTGTCTCTCCACATTCGCATAGACAAGATCACCTCCTAAATGATTCCATGAAGCTTAGTGATCTAATGACCTTCTTATGCTAATAGTAAATATGATCTAGTTTAGTTTGGTTCACTGCAGCTTGTGAACCTTGCAGCGATTACTTCAACATTAGACAAGTATTTCTACTTGTTAATTTCCAACAGTGCAAGAGGTATTTTGTGGCTGTTGGATGTAAGATATTTTGGGGTAACAAGTGAACTAAATGTATGCTGTTTATATGTGTTTATTAAGAAATTGCTGTATACTTATCCCACTAAGTTATGCATTATGTGACGGTTCCTTGCTTTATTATACTTTtataacatatactccctctgtaaacaaatatagatcgtttagatcactaaagtaatgatctaaatgctcttgtattttctttacagaggaagtactagCTACAACACATTTCAGTTGTACTAGTATTTGTGATCATATAAGTTCGCGTAGGTCTAGCCACGAGTGTGTAGCTCAACCAAGCGCATGTAAACTCTTCtccctatcaatgaaatgatacgctctATGCGTATTCGAGAAGTATTTGTGATCAGAtgggtaactattgggtacaccttctatcacagatccgaaggcaagttattcgttgctaagatggatcatttctagagaaggagtttctctcgaaagaagtgagtgggaggaaagtagaacttgatgaggtaattgtaccttctcccttattggaaagtagttcatcacagaaatcagttccattgattcctataccaattagtgaggaagttaatgatgatgatcatgaaacttcagatcaagttgctaccaaacctcgtaggtcttccagagtaagatccgcaccagagtggtacggtaatcatgttctgaaagtcatgttactagaccatgatgaacctacgaactatgaggaagcgatgatgagcccagtttccgcgaaatggcttgaggccatgaaatctgagatgggatccatgtatgagaacaaagtgtggactttggttgacttgcccaatgatcagaaAGCCATAGaaagtaaatggatcttcaagaggaagacggacactgatagtagtgttactatctacaaagctcgacttgtcgcaaaaagggttttcgacaagttcaaggtgttgaatacgatgagattttctcactcgtaacgatgcttaagtctgtcccaatcatgttagcaattgccacattttatgaaatctggcaaatggatgtcaaaattgcattccttaatgaatttattaaagaagagttgcatatgatgcaaccagaaggttttgtcaatcctaaagatgctaacaaaatgtgcaagctccagcgatccatctatggactggtgcaagcatctcagagttggaatatacgctttgataagttgatcaaagcatatagttttatacagacttgcggtgaagcctgtatttacaataaagtgagtgggagcactaccgcctttctgataaatatatgtgagtaacatattgttgatcagaaatgatgtagaatttttctagaaagcataaaggagtatttgaaaggagttctttaaaaagaaaagacctcagtaaagctacttacatattgagcatcaagatctattgagatagatcaagacgcttgataagtttttcaataagtacataccttgtcaagattttgaaatagttcaaaatggaatagtcaaagaaagagttcttgcctgtgttttaaaggtatgaaattgagtaagactcaaattccgaccacggcagaaaatagaaagagaatgaaagccattccctatgcatcagtcataggttctataaaagtatgccattctatggaccagacctattgtatactctgccctggtttggtaagggagtacaatagtaatctaagagtagatcactggacattggtcaaaattatccttagtggaataaggagatgtttctcgattatggaggtgataaaagagttcgtcgtaaaagttacaccgatgcaaacttttacactgatccagatgactctaagtctcaatctggatacatattgaaagtgggagcaattagctagagtagcttcgtgcagagcattgaagacatagaatatttgcaaaaaacatacggctctgaatgtgacagacccattgactaagcttctctcatgagcaaaacatgatcacaccttagtactctttgggtgttaatcgcatagcgatgtgaactagattattgactctagtaaaccctttggatgttggtcacacgacgatgtgaactatgggtgttaatcatatacaaatatgaatattggtgttaaatcacatggtgatgtgaactagattattgactctagtgcaagtgggagactgaagaaaatatgccctagaggcaataataaagttattatttatttccttatatcatgataaatgtttattattcatgctagaattgtattaaccggaaacataatacatgtgtaaatacatagacaaacatagtgtcactagtatgcctctacttgactagctcgtttatcaaagatggatATGTTTCCTAGCCACGCCCCTCACCGTGTCGGTGGTGTGCATCAGGGCGGGGGCGTCCCAATTGCCGCTCTACGCGGCCAAGGTATGGGTGAACGGACCACAGGCAGCGGCCAATGGCAGAGCCGACACCGTCAGTGCGGACATCGAGGTGACGAGCAGCAAGGAGCCCGGCGCCGTCGACATCGAGGATCTGACGTTCTTGACGGTGCCGTCCAAGCTACTGGCTGGGGCTGGGCCCTCCAGGACGGTGTCTCTCCACATTCGCATAGACAAGATCACCTCCTAAATGATTCCATGAAGCTTAGTGATCTAATGACCTTCTTATGCTAATAGTATATATGATCTAGTTTAGTTTGGTTTACTTCAGCTTGTGAACCTTGCAGCAATTGCTTCAACATTAGACAAGTATTTCTACTTGTTAATTTCCAACAGTGCAAGAGGTATTTTGTGGCTGTTGGATGTAAGATATTTTGGGGGTAACAAGTGAACTAAATGTATGCTGGTTATATGTGTTTATTAAGAAATTGCTGTATACTTATTCCACTAAATTATGCATTATGTGATTGTTTGTTGCTTTATTATATTTTTTTAacacatactccctctgtaaagaaatatagagcatttagatcattaaagtagtgatctaaatgcttttatattttcTTTACGGATGGAGTACTAGCTACAACGCATTCCAGTTGTACTAGCATTTGTGATCGGGGTGTCCATATAAGTTGAAGATAGCTTTATATGACGATCAGATAATGTGTTATTTTTTCAGAGTTAGGTAAAATTACATATTTACTGCAATAGACATGACATTTGGGACACATAATTTGGCATGCCGCAAAATATCTCTGTTGAGCACACAAACAGAGGATAGGTATAACCactgaaaaagagaaaaaggaataATAGATTAACTCTAAAAGAGGATATATAAGAATAGATTTACAATGTAAAAATCACTGGCGCACGCACATTGACATTCAAATTTGTTCCATGTGTTACACACATCAAGTGTGAATTTTCATAAGCATTTTACATATGAATTTCCTTTTGTACCCTAGGACCATGCTCTCACGTGCAACTTGAATTACCACACATATATTCCACACTTTTGAATTAGTAATCCCATGGTGCTACTGTACTATATTAGTATTAGCATTTCGGTAAAAATAGTAGACTAGTATAAAATATGTAGAGCTCTCTTACCCAACTGAATTATGATGTCATGCTGGTCTAATTAATATGAAACACAAGTACACAAACAGAATTAAATTAAACCATCTAAGTTGAAGTTACATTTAACTAACATCAAACAGGTCTCACAACTGAAAGGACCAAGTTCAGATTACATTCAAGCCATTTTCAAAATAAACCATACATGGCTTGCATAATAGTTGCATGCCTCCATTCCCATGACAAACAGAAAACATGTGCCAATCTGCTGCTGCAGTTCCATTTCGACAGGATGAGTGGATGATGCCCTCATGCTCCAAATTAAGTTACTTCTAGCAACTTGACCTGAAATCCAAAGACCTAGACTTATTCCTTACAGAGCACACATGGTGATCGTTTTATAGAGTATGCATCAAATGTAGATAACTATATAAACCATCCAACCACAAACTATAACAGTTCTTTGTCGAAAAACAAACTATAACAGTCATGGTCACCTTGAGGTCAGTTGATACAAAATGCATCATTTTTATGACTACTAGATACTTGGAAATGGGGGAGATGGCTGACAATTTGATTGTGATTCATGCATTCCAAAGTAATCGAATACTCAGAGCATTTTGCAAAATGATTCGGTAAAGAACAATTATGGAATTTAAGTTTGTCATTTTTATTGAGATAACTGACGAAAAGATAGTAAGTTAAGCATACAAGTCAAGGATGCAAATTATGACCCGATACTAAGCCTTGATGTGTTCCTGAAAACCAACTCAATTGTAGTGTGTTTATCCACAACGAATTCAGCTGCTAACCACAGACTATAAAGTGAAGTCTGAAGTGACAAAAGAAATAGCAAACAAGCAAGAAATTCAGTTATTTGCAACATGGTAATATCAAGTAATCAGTTTTCACTTAGCACACATGAACTCACAAGTTTAACTCTAATGATATGTTTGCAATGTCTGAGAAAAAAATACCATTAAATAAACAATTAAATAGGGCCTTCTTAAATTTTCAATCAAATATCAATAGCCTAATAAACAAGATAGATTACCACTTGAAAAAAAATAAGATACAATTAATTCGACAGCTTCTGAAAACAAATCAACTACTACTTCTACAAGTGATGGTGATTTCTAGAAAAATTATCTGAAAACAAGGGTACATTCACTAAAATAAACAAGTCACAATTAAAGAAACAAATTGCACACAAGATTGTGAGTTCTGGTATTGCAAACTGTTTATAATACCTAGTCCATGTTATCAAGCATCTTGAAGCTTCTCGTCATCATCTGCGGCAGGCAGAGGTGCCATCCGCAGAAAGAACGGAAAAGCAGGGCCTCTGTAAGGCTTACCCTCATTGTTGAGCCCATTGTTGAGAAATATTTCCAGCTTGACGGTGTTGAGATTGAGCACAAGAAAATAGGAGTCAGTCTTCCTTATGGAccagaactccatgtagacatagcCAGCTTTCATTGCCAGGATGCGCACCCTCTTCATCCATTGGTCACGACGAAGCCTTCTCAGGGAGGGAAACTGAGTCAGCAGCGagacctcctgcttgaccacccaTCCACCATTGGCGTCACGGACCCAGAGCAGCACGCATTGCTCCTTGCTGGACACGAAGCACAGCCCGCCGTGCTCCGCCATGTGCGCCACGCAGTAGGATTCGCCGACAGGGACCGGCACGGTTATGTACGACCACAACCACCAATATCTCCTCTTTCGCTCCGCAATAATAACCATCGGACCGCCAGTAAGCGAACCGCCCGGCGGCAATGCCGTCGGTGTAGGGCCAGGCAAATCTGTAGCGCAGCGAGCCATTCTTGACCCAGCTGCGGGTGCGGGAGGAGAAGACGACTGAGGCCTCGTTGCCCCAGGGATCGGGCTGTATGGTGATGACCTGGAACGAGGCGTCGGCCTCGTCGGCGACGATGGCGTAGCGGAACGGGCGGAAGTCGTGGGGCGGCTTGAAGAAGACGGCGGTCCGGTCGAGAGGGTCGTACACCGCGAGGTCCGTGCTGTAGCGGCcgagagagaagaggaggaagcCGCCGTTGCAGCCACGGAGGCGCCACTCCTCATCGTCGTCGACCTCGGGGTGGTGCATGAAGTAGAAGTCGCCGTCCGCCGCGGCGGAGGCCAGCTCGGGGTTGTTGCGCGAGGGGGCCTTGATGAAGCAGATATCAGAGCAGTAGAGGGGGAACGTCTCGCGGCCGCGATCGGTGCGGGGGCCTGCGGAGGGAGCCGAAGCGGCGGAAGACGGCGGGGTTGGAGGCCACGCGGCCCCAGCGGTTGCAGACGCGGGCGGCGCTGGCGAGCGACGCCatgtcggggaggcggcggagtaTCTTCCCGAGGAGTTCGGCGCCGAGGGCGGCCATGGGCTGAGCCATGGGCTTCTTGGCGCTGGACCCATCGCTTCTCCCCCATGGCTCCATTTCTCTCTGACGAGATTGGTGGATCGCTGAACTGCTCTGATCCGCTCTGTCTTGCGAGGGAGGGGATTTCTGCTTTCTTGCGACGTTCGGCGCCAAGATGTTTGCTGATATGGCGCCAAAATCGTTTCGCATTAGGCGCGCGCCTATTTTTCGCGCCAAAATCATTTCGCATTGGCGTGAAAATAGAATCAAGCCAGCCGAGTGCCTGTAtatgtttaaaaaaaataaaaataagaaaaataatttGTGTTTAGGAGTACCCATTCATCATGTGACCGAAAACGTTCGTATGTTCATACGAAACTACTTTACGGACGACATTTGCATGCACGATCCCGAGCCGATGTCAAATCCAACAACTTTCTGTACATTGGCGTCTTGAATGGACGGTGTGTGATGGAGTGTCGTGCTGAAATGGTGTGTGAACGTCGTCGCCTTCTTCATCGTCTAAATAACCCACTTCATCTTTCCTTTAAAAAAACGGTTCATCTTTTTTCTTCATGCCCACACGATTTTTTCTTCCTCCGGTTCCTGCCCTTGTCTGCTTCGGTCGAACCACCCGCTCCCACCCCCCATGCGGGGTGGTGCTCCCTGCGCCTCGTCACCCCACCCTCCACTTCGCCCAGTGTTGTGCTGTCACAACCTCAGTTGACGCTCTGTCCCCCGACTTCTCGCGCGAGcaaccccccccc
This genomic window contains:
- the LOC123160589 gene encoding putative E3 ubiquitin-protein ligase SINA-like 6, which produces MQAASATWEERSRGSPSAMEKGGDQSARKARLELVVANGPVKRQMVVHEAGEIVPAEQGPTMQISVKMDVAVLHCPFCFLPFKPPVFQCNGGHLACGDCRGEQPGSQWQCERCERGGAFDIRSTAMEAVVSSARVECPHDGCGRYITYHELDDHQSACPHAACKCPVPGCDFAGPPPALLRHLNTLHSVPVHSVQYRKVLQLQVPVSEPRRLLLAEEDARAFLVVGGALGLGTPLTVSVVCIRAGASQLPLYAAKVWVNGPQAAANGRADTVSADIEVTSSKEPGAVDIEDLTFLTVPSKLLAGAGPSRTVSLHIRIDKITS
- the LOC123163150 gene encoding uncharacterized protein translates to MGPAPRSPWLSPWPPSAPNSSGRYSAASPTWRRSPAPPASATAGAAWPPTPPSSAASAPSAGPRTDRGRETFPLYCSDICFIKAPSRNNPELASAAADGDFYFMHHPEVDDDEEWRLRGCNGGFLLFSLGRYSTDLAVYDPLDRTAVFFKPPHDFRPFRYAIVADEADASFQVITIQPDPWGNEASVVFSSRTRSWVKNGSLRYRFAWPYTDGIAAGRFAYWRSDGYYCGAKEEILVVVVVHNRAGPCRRILLRGAHGGARRAVLRVQQGAMRAALGP